Proteins from a genomic interval of Deinococcus detaillensis:
- a CDS encoding ImmA/IrrE family metallo-endopeptidase, with protein sequence MSDTASQSNADQPASPLPGGGDFKARMRLLARHYAAGLPALDTHSLMDGALLQAAGVRLEFMPMGERDGAYDPENKVVLINSLSRPERQRFTLAHEISHALLLSDDDLLSDLHDQYDGERLEMMIETLCNVGAAGILISDTLMNDVLTRFGPSGRALHELVRRADVSGSAALYALLEAASGQILLVVCAVTGRGEAKQLTVRASGATESVKYPLRPGTPIPDEHPIQIALETGLEISAKSYVPFRSGRKMPAWVDVYPDGNGRRVFASFNLDPARFGSE encoded by the coding sequence GTGAGCGACACGGCCAGCCAGTCAAATGCGGATCAGCCCGCTTCTCCTCTTCCCGGAGGAGGCGACTTCAAGGCCCGGATGCGGCTGCTGGCCCGTCATTACGCTGCCGGGCTGCCCGCGCTGGATACCCACAGCCTCATGGACGGCGCACTCCTGCAAGCGGCGGGGGTGCGGCTGGAGTTCATGCCGATGGGCGAGCGCGACGGGGCTTACGACCCCGAAAACAAAGTTGTGCTCATCAACTCGCTCTCGCGCCCAGAGCGGCAACGCTTCACGCTGGCCCACGAGATCAGCCACGCGCTGCTGCTGAGTGACGATGACCTGCTCAGCGACCTACACGACCAATATGACGGCGAGCGGCTGGAAATGATGATCGAGACGCTGTGCAACGTGGGCGCGGCGGGCATTTTGATTTCGGACACGCTGATGAACGATGTCCTGACGCGCTTTGGCCCCAGCGGGCGGGCGCTTCACGAGTTGGTCAGGCGGGCCGATGTCAGCGGCAGCGCGGCGCTCTACGCCTTACTGGAAGCGGCCAGTGGGCAAATTCTTTTGGTGGTGTGCGCCGTTACGGGGCGCGGCGAGGCCAAGCAGCTTACGGTCAGGGCCAGCGGCGCAACCGAAAGCGTCAAATACCCGCTGAGGCCCGGCACGCCGATTCCCGACGAGCATCCCATTCAAATTGCCCTGGAAACGGGCCTAGAGATCAGCGCCAAAAGCTACGTGCCGTTTCGTTCGGGGCGCAAGATGCCCGCTTGGGTGGACGTGTATCCAGACGGCAACGGGCGGCGGGTGTTCGCCAGCTTCAACCTTGATCCGGCGCGTTTCGGCAGCGAGTGA
- the dgt gene encoding dGTP triphosphohydrolase — MIQRQLDGDSWTARRGPQTPAEHSLTSQDPDGEDHARVIHSYAFRRLQGKTQVLGIFGAESGDFYRTRLTHSLEVAELGSAMLGQLQRRAAVQGADWAAVLPSRTLLANICLAHDLGHPPFGHAGERTLDAAMRGLGVPDLGGFEANGQTLRLLSHLEIGPEQGDYGLNLTRRALLGVLKYPVAYSAAVHSGARPPKCYLDTEQKVVDWILAPLSESGRAAFTALGGRERSFDCRLMELADDAAYGVYDLEDGVNLHLLERGAWDALAAQMPELSQVSQLPSWADLVFSADEAERKRGVAALSRALVTGIDIRWQGRFDEPLLDLWAAFTPAATALQRFLTRLVWEQVIDTPQVRGPEAGACQQLLALFEAAQAEPLRWLGAESRRRLAGAEGAAERARVVCDYVAGMTDLFALRQAGRLG; from the coding sequence GTGATCCAGCGGCAGTTAGATGGCGACAGCTGGACGGCGCGGCGCGGCCCACAAACCCCCGCTGAGCACAGCCTGACCAGCCAAGACCCCGACGGTGAAGACCACGCCCGCGTCATCCACAGTTACGCTTTTCGCCGCCTGCAAGGCAAAACGCAGGTGCTGGGCATTTTTGGCGCGGAGAGCGGCGACTTTTACCGCACCCGCCTGACCCACAGCTTAGAAGTGGCTGAATTGGGCAGTGCGATGCTGGGTCAGTTGCAGCGCCGCGCCGCCGTGCAGGGTGCCGACTGGGCCGCTGTATTGCCCAGCCGCACCTTGCTGGCCAATATCTGCCTCGCCCACGACCTCGGTCACCCGCCCTTCGGTCACGCGGGGGAGCGCACCTTGGACGCGGCCATGCGCGGGCTGGGCGTCCCTGATCTGGGCGGTTTTGAAGCCAACGGACAAACGCTGCGTCTGCTGAGTCACCTCGAAATTGGGCCGGAACAAGGCGACTACGGCCTCAACCTGACCCGCCGGGCGCTGCTGGGGGTGCTGAAATATCCAGTGGCTTATTCGGCAGCCGTCCACTCCGGCGCTCGCCCGCCCAAGTGCTACCTCGACACCGAACAAAAGGTGGTCGACTGGATTTTGGCTCCGCTGAGCGAGTCGGGCCGCGCCGCTTTCACCGCGCTGGGTGGGCGCGAGCGCAGCTTCGATTGCCGCTTGATGGAACTGGCCGACGACGCAGCCTACGGCGTCTACGACTTGGAAGACGGCGTGAACCTTCACTTGCTGGAGCGCGGCGCTTGGGACGCTCTGGCCGCCCAGATGCCTGAACTCAGCCAAGTGTCGCAGCTCCCCAGTTGGGCCGATCTGGTTTTCAGCGCTGACGAGGCCGAGCGCAAACGCGGCGTCGCGGCCCTTTCGCGGGCGCTCGTGACCGGCATAGACATTAGGTGGCAGGGCCGCTTTGACGAGCCGCTGCTGGATTTGTGGGCTGCCTTCACGCCCGCAGCTACCGCCTTGCAGCGCTTCCTGACCCGCTTGGTGTGGGAACAGGTCATCGACACCCCGCAGGTGCGCGGGCCGGAAGCTGGGGCGTGCCAGCAGCTTCTGGCACTGTTTGAAGCGGCCCAAGCCGAGCCGCTGCGCTGGTTGGGAGCCGAGTCGCGCCGGCGGTTGGCCGGAGCTGAAGGCGCGGCGGAGCGGGCGAGGGTGGTCTGCGATTACGTGGCGGGCATGACCGATCTTTTCGCGCTGCGGCAAGCTGGGCGGCTGGGCTGA
- a CDS encoding TapB family protein, with product MLRFAFALLPFLALPALADPCDSGIKPMQPNWVWTYRDTDKDGVEFYEMRRVLTASGYTDTYTTSGKPPAPQSFKCDNGAQINITAPSIGGAEITKLVVTGVSFPAPANWKTGYAWQYVMNLQGRKSGFNAKAAITFDYRIVGREKISVAAGTFDAWKVEMNGNVDARVAVLPIRQKFSETQWIAEGVGIVKIVRANSSSELASLKKQ from the coding sequence ATGCTCCGCTTTGCCTTTGCTCTGTTGCCTTTTCTGGCACTCCCTGCCTTAGCCGATCCCTGCGACAGCGGCATCAAGCCGATGCAGCCCAACTGGGTCTGGACTTACCGCGACACCGACAAAGACGGCGTGGAATTTTATGAAATGCGCCGCGTCCTGACGGCCAGTGGCTACACCGACACCTACACCACCTCCGGTAAGCCGCCCGCGCCGCAAAGTTTCAAGTGTGACAACGGCGCACAGATCAATATCACCGCGCCCAGTATCGGCGGAGCTGAAATCACCAAACTGGTGGTCACGGGAGTCAGTTTTCCTGCGCCTGCCAATTGGAAAACCGGCTACGCTTGGCAGTACGTGATGAACTTACAGGGCCGTAAATCCGGATTTAATGCCAAGGCCGCCATTACCTTTGATTACCGCATCGTGGGCCGCGAAAAAATCAGCGTGGCCGCCGGAACCTTTGACGCGTGGAAAGTGGAGATGAACGGCAACGTGGACGCTCGCGTGGCCGTGCTGCCGATTCGCCAGAAGTTTTCCGAAACGCAGTGGATCGCTGAGGGCGTCGGTATTGTCAAGATCGTGCGGGCCAACAGCAGCTCGGAACTCGCCTCACTTAAAAAGCAGTGA